One Centroberyx gerrardi isolate f3 chromosome 2, fCenGer3.hap1.cur.20231027, whole genome shotgun sequence DNA window includes the following coding sequences:
- the LOC139922877 gene encoding TBC1 domain family member 10A yields the protein MARIERGNGLSSAESSRSLRGTTENLTEDGEGNSYGSDSEVNGFAVSEEKQADKYGFIGGAQQFSGQSAEEIPTDVLRQREAKWLEMLNSWDKWMAKKHKKVKLRCQKGIPPSLRGRAWLYLSGGKVKREQNQGKFQELDSQPGDPKWLDVIERDLHRQFPFHEMFVARGGHGQQDLLRVLKAYTLHRPEEGYCQAQAPIAAVLLMHMPAEDAFWGLVQICEKYLPGYYSAGLEAIQLDGEILYALLRRVSPVAHYHLKKHKLEPILYMTEWFMCAFSRTLPWASVLRVWDMFLCEGVKIIFRVGLVLLKCMLGSHEKLKSCQGLYETMELLRAIDPHYMQEGFLAREIIELPVSERDIEKEHLAQLRRWKETRGDLHCKSPPRMHGAKAIMRAEPPSRQDLRQKPTIIVESPLATKSDGEGGEETKESKMTKEEIQKKTIPPPQETANLYPAAGDPSPLLKHMTVQGSRESLSSAEHDTYL from the exons ATGGCAAGAATCGAGCGGGGCAATGGGCTCAGTTCAGCAGAGTCCAGCAGAAGTTTGCGAGGCACCACAGAGAATCTGACAGAGGATGGAGAAGGAAACTCGTACGGGTCCGACTCAGAGGTGAACGGCTTTGCCGTCTCCGAGGAGAAACAGGCGGACAAGTATGGATTCATAGGAGGAGCACAGCAGTTTTCAGGACAATC TGCTGAAGAAATCCCCACTGACGTGCTGAGGCAGCGGGAGGCAAAATGGCTGGAGATGCTCAACAGTTGGGACAAGTGGATGgccaaaaaacacaagaag GTGAAGCTGCGCTGTCAGAAGGggatccctccctccctgcgaGGCCGGGCCTGGCTCTACCTGTCTGGGGGCAAAGTGAAAAGGGAGCAGAACCAGGGCAAGTTCCAG GAGCTGGACAGCCAGCCTGGAGATCCCAAATGGTTGGACGTGATAGAGCGGGACCTCCATCGACAGTTCCCCTTCCATGAGATGTTTGTAGCGAGAGGAGGTCATGG gCAGCAGGACTTGTTGCGTGTGCTGAAGGCCTACACCCTGCATCGTCCAGAAGAGGGCTACTGCCAGGCTCAGGCTCCCATTGCTGCTGTACTCCTGATGCACATGCCGGCagag GATGCCTTCTGGGGTCTTGTCCAGATTTGTGAGAAGTACCTTCCTGGATACTACAGTGCAGGACTG GAGGCAATCCAGCTGGATGGGGAGATCCTGTACGCTCTGCTGCGGCGGGTGTCTCCAGTGGCGCACTACCACCTGAAGAAGCACAAGCTGGAGCCCATCCTGTACATGACGGAGTGGTTCATGTGTGCCTTCTCCAGGACTCTGCCGTGGGCCTCCGTTCTGCGCGTCTGGGACATGTTCCTTTGTGAGG GAGTGAAGATCATCTTCCGAGTCGGCCTGGTTCTCTTGAAATGCATGCTGGGCTCCCACGAGAAACTGAAGTCCTGTCAAGGCCTGTATGAGACAATGGAGCTGCTGCGGGCCATAGACCCACACTACATGCAGGAAGGCTTCCTGGCACGGGAG attATTGAGTTACCAGTGTCTGAGAGAGACATTGAGAAGGAACACCTCGCTCAGCTGCGACGCTGGAAGGAGACCCGTGGCGATCTACACTGCAAGTCTCCTCCCAGGATGCACGGCGCCAAGGCCATCATGAGGGCCGAGCCGCCCAGCCGGCAGGACCTGAGGCAGAAGCCCACCATCATAGTGGAATCTCCTCTGGCGACCAAGAGcgatggggagggaggagaggagaccaaGGAAAGTAAAATGACTAAAGAGGAAATACAGAAGAAGACAATCCCACCGCCGCAGGAGACGGCCAATCTGTACCCGGCTGCCGGCGACCCTTCACCTCTCCTCAAACACATGACCGTACAAGGGTCCAGAGAGAGTCTGAGCAGCGCAGAGCATGACACCTACCTGTAG